The genomic DNA TACCATCTTAGCCTAATCCGGTTCCTCCACAACCTCCTATCAAAGGTAATGTTCTTGGTTTCAAGGGCATTCACCATATGCATACAATTTTACCTATCTacaaagtatatttttccagcaaaaATTGGGCAAAGGTGGTTCCACTACTCTTACGTACCAAATCTTCCAATGGATATACATAGTAACTTCCCAAAAGAAACCAAGTTGATGAATCATTCCTGGGGAAAAGCCCGACTTACctggaaaaagaaaagattttgtaTCATCAACGCAACCTGATTAACTCTTAATTTTCCTCGGCAATCACAAAAGAAATAGAAGTTAACAGGTTAAAACCTCTGCATTAGCCTCATTGCTTGTTGAGAGGGCATGGAGAATATCAGACGGATGCAGGCCTTTAAAGTTCAGCTGCCACACAAATAGAACAAAAGAGTAAATACAATATGGTATCAATTGATCTTTgcatgaaagaaaatttaatgaaAGCATGAAAAGCTCACAGTTGTAAAATTTGTGGATCCGCACCACAAGATCGTCATTTCCTATGCTATGTTGTTCTTCTTGAATCCTATTTGCAGAGTCGTCAGCAGAAGAGCTACAGTGATACAATTCAATGAACTGCAAGGTAGGTATTTCCGCTACATCCTCAGGAATCTCATACAGACAATAACAATTCTTCAGAACAAGACCCTCAAACTTAGGGAACTGAAAAGAACTGGCTTTCCAGTGGATAAGATCAGTCCCATCCAACAGTAGGAATTTTAGCTGCTGAAAGCGTTCCTCAGTTGGCTCCCATTCTGATCCTTGGAAAGCATAATCCTTGAGCTTGAGCACCTCGAGTTTGGGTAACGTGCACAGTATCGTCATTTGGTCCCATGGCAGTTGGCACCCCCGCAACGTCAATTTCTTGAGGTTTGGTGAGAAAACATCACATTGTTG from Capsicum annuum cultivar UCD-10X-F1 unplaced genomic scaffold, UCD10Xv1.1 ctg74898, whole genome shotgun sequence includes the following:
- the LOC107845273 gene encoding putative late blight resistance protein homolog R1C-3, which translates into the protein MPNLRKLGIRESEEERLTTKKMSGKLKKLVLLEHLETLKCFFINPWVQQCDVFSPNLKKLTLRGCQLPWDQMTILCTLPKLEVLKLKDYAFQGSEWEPTEERFQQLKFLLLDGTDLIHWKASSFQFPKFEGLVLKNCYCLYEIPEDVAEIPTLQFIELYHCSSSADDSANRIQEEQHSIGNDDLVVRIHKFYNSEL